In Amycolatopsis sp. EV170708-02-1, the following are encoded in one genomic region:
- a CDS encoding TIGR03557 family F420-dependent LLM class oxidoreductase encodes MRIGYTLMTEQAGPKDLVGHAAGGEKAGFDFEVMSDHYSPWLDEQGHSPYAWSVLGAVTQSTERVELMTFVTCPTMRYHPAVVAQKAATVQALSDGRFTLGLGAGENLNEHVVGRGWPPANVRHEMLAEAVQIIGGLFDGGYFNYKGDHFRVDSAKLWDLPEQRVPLAVAVSGPQSVTRFAPIADAMIAVEPDESLSREWDATKLGPPTRKIAQLPVSWGEDRDAAIRRAHEQFRWFGGGWKVNAELPGPSGFAGATQFVTPDDVAAAIPCGPDVDGIVKRAGEFEAAGFTDLALIQIGGDQQEGFLRFAEDTLLPALRS; translated from the coding sequence ATGCGCATCGGCTACACACTCATGACCGAACAGGCCGGACCGAAGGACCTGGTGGGACACGCCGCCGGGGGCGAGAAGGCGGGCTTCGACTTCGAGGTGATGAGCGACCACTATTCGCCGTGGCTCGACGAGCAGGGGCATTCGCCGTACGCGTGGAGCGTGCTGGGAGCGGTCACCCAGAGCACCGAACGGGTCGAACTGATGACGTTCGTGACGTGTCCGACCATGCGCTATCACCCGGCGGTGGTGGCGCAGAAGGCGGCGACCGTCCAGGCGCTGTCGGACGGCCGGTTCACCCTCGGGCTCGGCGCGGGGGAGAACCTCAACGAGCACGTCGTCGGCCGCGGCTGGCCGCCGGCGAACGTCCGCCACGAGATGCTCGCCGAAGCGGTCCAGATCATCGGCGGGCTCTTCGACGGCGGCTACTTCAACTACAAGGGTGACCACTTCCGGGTGGACTCGGCGAAGCTCTGGGATCTTCCGGAGCAGCGCGTCCCCCTCGCGGTCGCGGTGTCCGGGCCGCAGTCGGTGACCCGCTTCGCGCCCATCGCCGACGCGATGATCGCGGTGGAGCCGGACGAATCCCTGAGCCGGGAGTGGGACGCCACCAAACTCGGCCCGCCCACCAGGAAGATCGCGCAGCTGCCGGTGTCCTGGGGCGAGGATCGCGACGCCGCGATCCGGCGGGCGCACGAGCAGTTCCGCTGGTTCGGCGGTGGCTGGAAGGTCAACGCCGAACTGCCGGGGCCGTCGGGGTTCGCCGGGGCCACGCAGTTCGTCACGCCGGACGACGTCGCCGCGGCGATCCCGTGCGGTCCCGACGTGGACGGGATCGTGAAGCGGGCGGGCGAGTTCGAGGCGGCCGGGTTCACCGATCTGGCGTTGATCCAGATCGGCGGCGACCAGCAGGAAGGATTCCTGCGCTTCGCCGAGGACACGCTGCTCCCGGCGCTGCGGAGCTGA
- a CDS encoding SigB/SigF/SigG family RNA polymerase sigma factor: protein MSGERKTLTRQADDYAHCEPLFEELSSLPEDSPRRQELRARLVTELLPLAEHIATRFSGRGEPREDLVQVARIGLINAVDRFDPGRGHDFLSFAVPTVMGEVRRHFRDTGWSVRVPRRLKELHVSLSQGTAALSQRLGRAPTPTELAEYLGLEVNDVREGLLAGQAYQTLSVDKPVHDNATEALSLADTIGEEDHEMALVETHEALQPLLRELPKRERAILVMRFFGGYTQTQIAERIGISQMHVSRLLSQTLEQLRGKLSE, encoded by the coding sequence GTGAGTGGCGAGCGCAAGACACTCACCCGGCAGGCGGACGACTACGCCCATTGCGAACCCCTCTTCGAAGAACTGTCGTCACTGCCGGAGGACTCTCCGCGCCGCCAAGAACTGCGTGCCCGCCTCGTCACCGAGCTCCTGCCGCTCGCCGAGCACATCGCCACCAGGTTCTCCGGCCGGGGAGAACCCCGCGAGGACCTGGTGCAGGTGGCGCGGATCGGCCTGATCAACGCGGTCGACCGGTTCGACCCCGGCCGTGGGCACGATTTCCTCTCGTTCGCCGTGCCCACGGTGATGGGCGAGGTCCGGCGTCACTTCCGGGACACCGGCTGGTCGGTGCGGGTGCCGAGGCGGCTCAAGGAACTCCACGTCTCGCTCAGCCAGGGCACGGCCGCGCTGTCCCAGCGGCTCGGCCGCGCGCCGACGCCCACCGAACTCGCCGAATACCTCGGGCTCGAGGTCAACGACGTACGCGAGGGGCTGCTGGCCGGCCAGGCGTACCAGACGCTGTCGGTCGACAAACCGGTCCACGACAACGCCACCGAGGCCCTCTCGCTCGCCGACACGATCGGCGAGGAGGACCACGAGATGGCCTTGGTGGAAACCCACGAGGCGCTGCAACCGCTGCTGCGGGAACTCCCGAAGCGCGAACGCGCGATCCTCGTCATGCGCTTCTTCGGCGGCTACACCCAGACACAGATCGCGGAACGGATCGGCATCTCGCAGATGCACGTTTCGCGGCTCCTGTCGCAGACGCTGGAACAGCTGCGCGGGAAGCTCTCGGAGTAG
- a CDS encoding cytochrome P450 has product MATTTEPAIASVQDTVRVALRVVLPTLAGGVIKRRPLGLAVAQKLQLDRPAVRLLCRLRSQYGPGPLRLRVPGRAIDLALSGDDVGDVLAAAPVPFSPSTKEKRAALGHFQPHGVLVSDAVERAPRRGFNEEVLEPGKPLHDLAAPFAAAIGEETASLWDGGTLDWDTFNVAWWRIVRRVTLGESAAGDDGLTDMLARLRKDANWAYARPRRDRLHDQFRTRLIGHLERAEPGSLAEAIASAGPAGERTMEVVADQVAHWLFAFDAAGIVTYRALALLATHPAARERADEEVAAADLSLPGRFPYLRACALESVRLWPTTPALLRESTAETAWGPAGTTVLIFTPFFHRDPESLPYADRFEPGIWLDGSAAANPALVPFSAGPAICPGRDLVLFCASTMLAHLIKDRRFELASGAVLGPERPLPATLDNFHLRFSAA; this is encoded by the coding sequence ATGGCGACTACGACCGAACCAGCCATCGCTTCCGTTCAGGACACCGTGCGTGTCGCGTTGCGGGTCGTGCTGCCCACGCTCGCGGGCGGGGTGATCAAACGGCGGCCGCTGGGGCTGGCCGTGGCGCAGAAACTCCAGCTGGACCGCCCCGCGGTGCGGCTGCTGTGCCGGCTCCGGTCCCAGTACGGCCCCGGGCCGCTGCGCCTGCGGGTGCCCGGCCGGGCGATCGACCTCGCGCTGTCCGGGGACGACGTCGGTGACGTGCTCGCCGCCGCGCCGGTCCCGTTCAGCCCGTCGACCAAGGAGAAGCGGGCGGCGCTGGGACATTTCCAGCCCCACGGCGTACTCGTGTCGGACGCGGTGGAGCGGGCGCCGCGCCGCGGCTTCAACGAGGAGGTCCTCGAACCTGGCAAGCCGTTGCACGACCTCGCCGCCCCCTTCGCCGCGGCGATCGGCGAGGAAACGGCGTCGCTCTGGGACGGCGGCACGCTGGACTGGGACACCTTCAACGTCGCTTGGTGGCGGATCGTCCGCCGGGTCACGCTCGGCGAGTCCGCGGCGGGCGACGACGGCCTCACCGACATGCTCGCCCGGCTGCGGAAGGACGCGAACTGGGCGTACGCGCGCCCTCGGCGCGACCGGCTCCACGATCAATTCCGCACCCGGCTCATCGGCCATCTGGAACGGGCCGAGCCGGGGAGCCTGGCCGAAGCCATCGCCTCGGCGGGCCCGGCGGGCGAGCGGACGATGGAGGTCGTCGCCGACCAGGTCGCCCACTGGCTCTTCGCGTTCGACGCCGCCGGGATCGTCACCTACCGCGCGCTCGCGCTGCTGGCCACCCATCCGGCCGCACGGGAACGCGCCGACGAGGAGGTCGCGGCCGCCGACCTCAGCCTGCCCGGCCGGTTCCCGTACCTGCGCGCCTGCGCCCTCGAATCGGTCCGGCTGTGGCCGACCACTCCGGCGCTGCTGCGTGAGAGCACGGCCGAGACGGCGTGGGGACCCGCGGGGACCACTGTGCTGATCTTCACCCCGTTCTTCCACCGCGATCCCGAATCGCTGCCCTATGCCGACCGGTTCGAACCCGGGATCTGGCTGGACGGCAGCGCGGCGGCGAATCCGGCGCTGGTCCCGTTCAGTGCCGGGCCCGCCATCTGCCCCGGCCGGGATCTGGTGCTGTTCTGCGCGAGCACGATGCTGGCGCACCTGATCAAGGATCGCCGCTTCGAACTGGCCTCCGGTGCCGTCCTCGGGCCGGAGCGGCCGTTGCCCGCGACGCTGGACAACTTCCACCTGAGGTTCTCGGCGGCTTAA
- a CDS encoding DUF3618 domain-containing protein: MTDFPKNAEEARADRDVTREELTETLDALGKKMDVKTRVNDNLDAKVDQASAAISDKVSEPAAEKFRQGTEVVRANPLPIFAGVLALLVTIRLILRKRSS, encoded by the coding sequence ATGACCGATTTCCCCAAGAACGCCGAAGAAGCCCGCGCCGACCGCGACGTGACGCGCGAAGAACTCACCGAGACCCTCGACGCGCTGGGCAAGAAGATGGACGTCAAGACGAGGGTGAACGACAACCTCGACGCGAAGGTCGATCAGGCCAGTGCCGCGATCTCGGACAAGGTGTCCGAACCGGCGGCCGAAAAGTTCCGCCAGGGCACCGAAGTCGTGCGTGCCAATCCCCTGCCGATCTTCGCCGGTGTGCTCGCGTTGCTCGTCACGATCCGGCTGATCCTGCGAAAGAGGTCGTCGTGA
- a CDS encoding anti-sigma factor: MDAYGRGGLTPQTRSQSDGLSDRVELRLPAEAEQIPLVRTLAHGLVARADFGLDAISDAKMAVDEACSQLVQPAELGAVLCCVFHEIPEGIAVSISTRTSRPYLPSETTFGWHVLTTLTGSVTARCEPIPGELGARRRSSSS; the protein is encoded by the coding sequence ATGGATGCATACGGGCGGGGCGGCCTGACCCCGCAGACCCGGTCCCAGTCGGACGGCCTGTCCGACCGGGTCGAACTGCGTCTGCCCGCCGAGGCGGAGCAGATCCCACTCGTCCGCACGCTAGCCCACGGTCTCGTGGCCCGTGCGGACTTCGGCTTGGACGCCATTTCAGACGCGAAGATGGCCGTCGACGAAGCCTGTTCCCAACTTGTCCAGCCCGCAGAACTGGGAGCCGTTCTTTGTTGTGTCTTTCACGAGATACCGGAAGGAATAGCCGTCTCGATCTCCACGCGGACGAGCAGGCCCTACCTGCCGAGCGAGACGACCTTCGGCTGGCACGTCCTGACGACCTTGACCGGGTCGGTGACCGCGCGATGCGAACCGATCCCCGGCGAGCTGGGGGCACGACGACGATCGAGCTCGTCCTGA
- a CDS encoding dihydrofolate reductase family protein, whose translation MLEPQTADGKVLWHFTMSLDGFVAGPGHSMDWMTGTTFRPDLVGEYATTTGAVLGGRDGWDAYPDPSGIYGGAWKGPLFVLTHHPEDATPAPGVTFLNCGVEDAVRIGLEAAKGKNLEVFSPDIGRQLLALGLIDEIDLHIAPVLLGDGVRLYDHPGGAPIHLLGVGREDPRAAIDVRFRPDR comes from the coding sequence ATGCTCGAACCCCAGACCGCGGACGGGAAGGTGCTCTGGCACTTCACGATGTCGCTCGACGGCTTCGTCGCGGGCCCGGGCCACAGCATGGACTGGATGACCGGCACCACCTTCCGGCCGGACCTGGTCGGCGAATACGCCACGACCACCGGCGCCGTCCTCGGCGGCCGCGACGGCTGGGACGCCTACCCCGACCCGAGCGGCATCTACGGGGGCGCCTGGAAAGGGCCGCTGTTCGTCCTCACCCACCACCCCGAGGACGCCACACCGGCCCCCGGCGTCACGTTCCTGAACTGCGGTGTCGAAGACGCCGTCCGGATCGGCCTGGAAGCGGCGAAGGGGAAGAACCTCGAAGTGTTCTCGCCGGACATCGGCAGGCAACTGCTCGCCTTGGGGTTGATCGACGAGATCGACCTGCACATCGCGCCGGTGCTGCTCGGCGACGGCGTCCGGCTGTACGACCATCCTGGCGGGGCGCCGATCCACCTGCTCGGCGTCGGCCGGGAAGACCCACGCGCTGCGATCGACGTCCGGTTCCGGCCGGACCGGTGA
- a CDS encoding phage holin family protein — translation MIEETHRKPPEERSVGELVSDLSDEVKHLVRDEIRLAVFELQGKGKKMGVGAGLFGAAGIFVLFGLATLIAAVVLALALVMPAWLAAVVIGAALLLIGGLSAVVGKKEVTSATPPVPEEAIEGVRDDVDTVKQGVRS, via the coding sequence ATGATCGAAGAGACCCACCGGAAGCCACCCGAGGAACGGTCGGTCGGCGAACTGGTTTCCGATCTCAGTGATGAGGTCAAGCACCTGGTCCGCGACGAGATACGGCTCGCCGTGTTCGAGTTGCAGGGCAAGGGGAAGAAAATGGGCGTCGGCGCCGGATTGTTCGGCGCGGCGGGTATTTTCGTGCTCTTCGGCCTGGCGACCCTGATCGCCGCGGTGGTGCTGGCCCTCGCCTTGGTCATGCCGGCGTGGCTGGCGGCCGTGGTGATCGGCGCGGCGCTGCTGCTGATCGGCGGCCTTTCCGCGGTCGTCGGCAAGAAGGAGGTCACCAGCGCGACGCCGCCGGTGCCGGAAGAGGCCATCGAGGGTGTCCGCGACGACGTCGACACCGTCAAACAGGGAGTGCGCTCATGA
- a CDS encoding helix-turn-helix transcriptional regulator — MPIVVRIDVELAKRKMSVGEFAELVGLTPANVAVLKNGRAKAVRFSTLEAMCRVLECQPGDLLEWVEDEP; from the coding sequence ATGCCGATCGTCGTCCGCATCGACGTCGAGCTGGCCAAACGCAAGATGAGCGTCGGCGAGTTCGCCGAACTCGTCGGGCTCACCCCGGCGAACGTCGCGGTGCTGAAGAACGGCCGCGCCAAGGCCGTCCGGTTCAGCACTCTCGAGGCGATGTGCCGGGTGCTCGAATGCCAGCCCGGAGACCTGCTCGAATGGGTCGAAGACGAGCCTTAA
- a CDS encoding DUF3140 domain-containing protein, which produces MHEIDDELWEDFHRVVNMTSRELADWLRTRSADAEDEALPDQAGTPTGRHVLGILGKRRTDLTAEDERVMRSVVRRVEAERRDDLEPVAGEAHWRHKLMSVGHDPLKPA; this is translated from the coding sequence GTGCACGAGATCGATGACGAACTTTGGGAAGACTTCCATCGCGTGGTCAACATGACCTCGCGGGAACTGGCCGACTGGCTGCGCACGCGGTCGGCCGACGCCGAGGACGAAGCACTGCCGGACCAGGCGGGTACGCCGACCGGGCGGCATGTGCTGGGCATTCTCGGCAAACGCCGGACCGACCTCACCGCCGAGGACGAGCGGGTGATGCGCTCGGTCGTGCGGCGGGTCGAGGCGGAGCGACGCGACGATCTGGAGCCGGTCGCGGGCGAGGCGCACTGGCGGCACAAGCTGATGTCGGTGGGGCACGATCCGCTGAAACCCGCGTGA
- a CDS encoding SRPBCC family protein yields the protein MSTITEMVDVEVPVKTAYNQWTQFESFPQFMEGVEEIRQIDATHTHWVTKFGGVSREFDATITEQHPDERVAWTSDSGPDHAGVITFHRLDDNKTRVTAQMEIDPEGFAENVADKLGVLDRRIKGDMKRFKEFIESRGRESGAWRGDVDRPGS from the coding sequence ATGAGCACGATCACCGAAATGGTGGACGTCGAAGTCCCGGTGAAGACCGCGTACAACCAGTGGACCCAGTTCGAGAGCTTCCCGCAGTTCATGGAAGGTGTCGAGGAGATCCGTCAGATCGACGCGACGCACACCCACTGGGTGACCAAATTCGGTGGGGTGAGCCGGGAATTCGACGCGACGATCACCGAGCAACATCCCGACGAACGTGTCGCGTGGACGTCGGACTCCGGCCCCGACCACGCGGGCGTCATCACTTTCCATCGCTTGGACGACAACAAGACCCGGGTCACGGCGCAGATGGAGATCGACCCGGAAGGCTTCGCCGAGAACGTCGCCGACAAACTCGGCGTGCTCGATCGCCGGATCAAGGGCGATATGAAGCGGTTCAAGGAATTCATCGAGAGCCGCGGCCGCGAGTCCGGCGCGTGGCGCGGTGACGTGGACCGCCCCGGCAGCTGA
- a CDS encoding DUF2975 domain-containing protein — translation MITGQRAVAPLRVFLVLLFGILVLFQTMSLPGQFAHMARQDPEMAYLRWPATAVSVFWVLCVQVVIVATWQLLSLVKKDRIFTEASLRWVDAIVWAILAGWVVLAGVFLYVGFNADDPGLPLLLFLALIGVAVLGLLMIVLRTLLRQATTLRSDLEQVI, via the coding sequence ATGATCACAGGTCAACGGGCGGTCGCGCCCCTGCGGGTGTTCCTCGTGCTGCTCTTCGGGATCCTGGTCCTCTTCCAGACCATGTCCCTGCCAGGGCAGTTCGCGCATATGGCTCGGCAGGATCCGGAGATGGCGTACCTGCGCTGGCCCGCGACGGCGGTCTCCGTCTTCTGGGTGCTGTGCGTCCAGGTCGTGATCGTCGCCACCTGGCAACTGCTCTCCCTGGTCAAGAAGGACCGGATCTTCACCGAGGCGTCCTTGAGATGGGTGGACGCGATCGTGTGGGCGATCCTCGCGGGCTGGGTGGTGCTCGCGGGCGTGTTCCTCTACGTCGGCTTCAACGCCGACGACCCCGGCCTGCCGCTGTTGTTGTTCCTGGCGTTGATCGGCGTCGCCGTGCTCGGCCTGCTCATGATCGTGCTGCGCACCCTGCTGCGGCAGGCCACCACCCTGCGCTCCGACCTCGAACAGGTGATCTGA
- a CDS encoding UdgX family uracil-DNA binding protein (This protein belongs to the uracil DNA glycosylase superfamily, members of which act in excision repair of DNA. However, it belongs more specifically to UdgX branch, whose founding member was found to bind uracil in DNA (where it does not belong), without cleaving it, appears to promote DNA repair by a pathway involving RecA, rather than base excision.), whose amino-acid sequence MATKAPGADPPETADLGELRSAASGCRGCDLYRDATQTVFGEGPRAAETMVIGEQPGDQEDRQGAPFVGPAGRLLDRALGEAGFDRRKIYVTNAVKHFKFKRDERGKRRIHKTPSKTEIVACRPWLHAELAAVHPDLLIFLGATAAKALLGDDFRITRSRGERIGLAEFAATAVATVHPSAVLRAPDRDEAYQAFVADLVAARGAR is encoded by the coding sequence ATGGCGACCAAGGCACCCGGGGCGGATCCGCCCGAGACCGCCGACCTGGGCGAGCTGCGTTCGGCGGCGTCCGGGTGCCGCGGCTGCGACCTCTACCGTGATGCCACCCAGACCGTCTTCGGCGAAGGCCCGCGCGCGGCGGAGACCATGGTGATCGGCGAACAACCCGGTGACCAGGAGGATCGCCAAGGCGCCCCGTTCGTCGGACCCGCGGGACGGCTGCTCGACCGGGCCCTCGGCGAAGCGGGCTTCGACCGCCGGAAGATCTACGTCACCAACGCGGTCAAGCACTTCAAGTTCAAACGGGACGAGCGCGGCAAGCGGCGGATCCACAAGACGCCGTCGAAGACCGAGATCGTCGCCTGCCGTCCGTGGCTGCACGCCGAGCTGGCGGCGGTCCACCCGGATCTGCTCATCTTCCTCGGCGCGACGGCGGCGAAGGCGCTGCTGGGCGACGATTTCCGCATCACCCGAAGCCGCGGCGAGCGGATCGGCCTCGCCGAGTTCGCCGCCACCGCGGTCGCCACCGTGCACCCGTCCGCGGTACTGCGCGCGCCGGATCGCGACGAGGCCTACCAGGCCTTCGTCGCGGATCTCGTGGCGGCGCGTGGTGCCCGCTGA
- a CDS encoding VOC family protein produces the protein MASRLNPYISFAGDARQAMEFYKSVFGGELTLNTFGESGMAGTPAEDQIMHSQLDSPSGYTIMASDTPPGMGHRPGTNVSVSLSGDDGEELRGYWEKLSAEGTVSVPFEKQMWGDEFGACTDKFGISWMVNVIQS, from the coding sequence GTGGCTTCTCGTCTCAATCCCTACATCAGCTTCGCCGGCGACGCCCGGCAGGCCATGGAGTTCTACAAGTCGGTGTTCGGCGGAGAACTGACGCTGAATACGTTCGGTGAGTCCGGTATGGCGGGAACGCCGGCGGAGGATCAGATCATGCACAGCCAGCTCGATTCCCCGAGCGGTTACACGATCATGGCGTCGGACACGCCGCCGGGAATGGGGCACCGGCCGGGCACCAACGTGTCGGTCAGCCTCAGCGGTGACGACGGTGAGGAATTGCGCGGATACTGGGAGAAACTCTCCGCCGAAGGTACCGTTTCGGTGCCCTTCGAAAAGCAGATGTGGGGTGACGAATTCGGTGCCTGCACCGACAAGTTCGGCATCTCGTGGATGGTGAACGTCATCCAATCCTAG
- a CDS encoding GNAT family N-acetyltransferase, whose translation MPAFRIHPATADRFGDVATILNPNGNDRACWCLAYRAKPADYSRLRGDERAEHVRALCAADPAPGVLAYHGATPVGWCGVGPRAQLHRMTRSRTMPPIDDVPAWTVICFVVRAGHRRKGVAHALLDGAVSYARSHGAPVIEGYPVDPGEGRINSSAAHVGTIGLFSAAGFELVEETKARSDRKPRWLMRLDLRSGP comes from the coding sequence ATGCCCGCCTTCCGGATCCACCCCGCGACGGCCGACCGGTTCGGCGACGTCGCGACGATCCTCAATCCGAACGGGAACGACCGCGCCTGCTGGTGTCTCGCCTACCGCGCGAAACCCGCCGACTACAGCCGGCTGCGCGGTGACGAACGCGCCGAACACGTCCGCGCCCTGTGCGCGGCGGATCCGGCGCCCGGCGTGCTCGCCTACCACGGCGCCACCCCGGTCGGCTGGTGCGGCGTCGGCCCGCGCGCGCAGCTGCACCGGATGACGCGGTCGCGCACGATGCCGCCGATCGACGACGTCCCGGCGTGGACGGTCATCTGCTTCGTCGTCCGGGCGGGCCATCGCCGGAAGGGCGTGGCGCACGCGCTGCTGGACGGCGCCGTCTCCTACGCGCGGTCGCACGGCGCCCCCGTCATCGAGGGCTATCCCGTCGACCCCGGCGAAGGGCGGATCAACTCCTCCGCCGCCCACGTGGGGACCATCGGCCTGTTCTCGGCCGCGGGGTTCGAACTGGTCGAAGAGACCAAGGCGCGGTCGGACCGGAAACCGCGCTGGCTCATGCGGCTGGACCTGCGCTCCGGCCCTTGA
- a CDS encoding plasmid stabilization protein: MPQQAWSDKRERQYEHIKDSAKDRGASTDRAEEIAARTVNKNRAQAGESREASRTSLKDMSPQRRGGKRSGNRLGPNGPTKDQLYNEAKQRNVKGRSKMSKKELQRALGR, encoded by the coding sequence ATGCCACAGCAGGCTTGGAGCGACAAACGAGAACGTCAGTACGAGCACATCAAGGATTCGGCGAAGGACCGGGGCGCGAGCACCGACCGCGCCGAGGAGATCGCCGCGCGGACGGTCAACAAGAACCGCGCACAGGCCGGCGAGTCCCGCGAGGCGAGCCGGACGTCGCTGAAGGACATGTCACCGCAGCGGCGTGGCGGCAAGCGATCCGGAAACCGGCTGGGCCCGAACGGCCCGACGAAGGACCAGCTCTACAACGAAGCGAAACAGCGCAACGTCAAGGGCAGGTCGAAGATGTCCAAAAAGGAGCTTCAACGAGCTCTGGGCCGTTGA
- a CDS encoding NAD(P)/FAD-dependent oxidoreductase, producing MRVVIIGGGFAGYNAAKTLLKSVGDDTEIVVLNPTDYFLYLPLLPEVAAGILEPRRISVSIPGTLRGVRLVLGTATSVDFDGHTVTYTDPEDREHHLGYDRLVVAAGSVNKLLPIPGVPEYAHGFRGLPEALYLRDHVTRQIELAASAKDPAERDARCTFVVVGAGYTGTEVAAQGPAFTAALAARHSELKEQKIRWLLLDLADRVLPELDRRLGSTADEVLRARGVEVLMKTSIENAGEKGVTLTSGESVPTHTLVWCVGVRPDPLIEDLGLKTAKGRLVVTAQLNVPGRRDVYACGDAAAVPDLTRPGEYTPMTAQHAERQGKLAGRNVAASLGHGSHGTYRHHDLGFVVDLGAHQAAANPLHIPLSGFAAKTVTRGYHLLAMPGNRLRTATDWALEAVTKRQTVQLGLVRSGSVPLDTDSPELPRTNR from the coding sequence ATGCGGGTTGTGATCATCGGGGGCGGCTTCGCCGGATACAACGCGGCGAAGACGCTTCTCAAGTCGGTCGGCGACGACACCGAGATCGTGGTGCTGAACCCGACCGACTACTTCCTCTATCTCCCCCTGCTGCCCGAAGTCGCCGCCGGAATCCTGGAACCGCGGCGGATCTCGGTGTCCATTCCCGGCACGCTGCGCGGTGTGCGCCTCGTGCTCGGCACCGCGACGTCGGTCGACTTCGATGGCCACACCGTGACCTACACCGACCCCGAGGACCGCGAGCACCACCTCGGCTACGACCGCCTGGTGGTCGCCGCGGGCAGTGTCAACAAGCTGTTGCCGATCCCCGGCGTGCCGGAGTACGCCCACGGCTTCCGTGGTCTGCCGGAAGCCTTGTACCTGCGGGACCACGTCACCCGGCAGATAGAGCTCGCCGCCTCCGCGAAGGATCCGGCCGAACGCGACGCTCGCTGCACGTTCGTCGTGGTCGGCGCTGGGTACACCGGCACGGAGGTCGCCGCGCAGGGTCCGGCGTTCACCGCCGCGCTCGCCGCCCGGCACTCCGAACTGAAGGAGCAGAAGATCCGGTGGCTGCTGCTGGATCTGGCCGACCGGGTCCTGCCGGAACTCGACCGGCGGCTCGGCTCCACCGCGGACGAGGTGTTGCGCGCACGCGGCGTCGAGGTGCTGATGAAGACGTCGATCGAGAACGCCGGCGAGAAGGGCGTCACCCTGACCTCCGGCGAATCCGTGCCGACACACACCTTGGTGTGGTGCGTCGGCGTCCGGCCGGATCCGCTCATCGAGGACCTGGGGCTGAAGACCGCCAAGGGCAGGCTGGTCGTGACGGCACAGCTGAACGTTCCCGGGCGGCGCGACGTCTACGCGTGCGGAGACGCCGCGGCCGTGCCGGATCTGACCAGGCCCGGCGAGTACACGCCGATGACGGCCCAGCACGCCGAGCGGCAGGGCAAACTCGCCGGACGGAACGTGGCGGCGTCACTCGGACACGGTTCGCACGGCACCTACCGGCACCACGATCTCGGCTTCGTCGTCGACCTCGGCGCCCACCAGGCCGCCGCGAATCCCTTGCACATCCCGCTTTCCGGCTTCGCCGCGAAGACGGTCACCCGTGGCTACCACCTGCTGGCCATGCCGGGCAACCGGCTGCGGACCGCCACGGACTGGGCATTGGAAGCGGTGACGAAACGGCAGACCGTCCAATTAGGACTCGTACGCTCGGGTTCCGTGCCGCTGGACACGGATTCCCCCGAGCTCCCCCGCACGAACCGCTAG
- a CDS encoding DUF4235 domain-containing protein yields MNKVLYKPLNMVVSAAGGVLAGIAFKQIWKRVSGEEDAPNATDRDFTWTQVIVAAAAQGAIFGAVKAATERAGAVGYRKATGDWPTED; encoded by the coding sequence GTGAACAAGGTTCTCTACAAACCGCTGAACATGGTCGTCAGCGCCGCGGGCGGTGTGCTCGCCGGGATCGCGTTCAAGCAGATCTGGAAACGCGTGAGCGGTGAGGAGGACGCGCCGAACGCCACCGACCGGGATTTCACCTGGACCCAGGTGATCGTCGCGGCCGCCGCGCAGGGCGCGATCTTCGGTGCGGTGAAGGCGGCCACGGAGCGCGCGGGCGCGGTCGGCTACCGCAAGGCGACCGGCGACTGGCCCACGGAGGACTGA